The following are from one region of the Mixophyes fleayi isolate aMixFle1 chromosome 7, aMixFle1.hap1, whole genome shotgun sequence genome:
- the GRIFIN gene encoding grifin: MRGYSVVLSTNPLSDETMALKFEASCPQGICPGWSVLIKGETSSSENDFEINFLTDSGDQIAFHFNPRFAESSIICNSFLSSHWGQEERIDTFPMEANEPFQIEIYSDRENFQVYVDDSKIIQYRHRMKQFSGITKVQILNDINVSSVEISRREMYE, translated from the exons ATGAGAGGCTACAGCGTGGTGCTTTCCACAAATCCACTGAGCGACGAGACGATGGCATTAAAG TTTGAAGCATCCTGTCCACAGGGTATCTGTCCCGGATGGAGTGTGCTTATAAAGGGAGAGACAAGTTCGAGTGAGAATGA CTTTGAAATCAACTTCCTCACTGATTCAGGAGACCAGATCGCTTTCCATTTTAATCCTCGTTTCGCCGAGAGCAGTATTATCTGCAATTCTTTCTTGTCAAGCCACTGGGGGCAGGAGGAACGGATCGATACTTTTCCCATGGAAGCCAACGAGCCCTTCCAG ATTGAAATCTACTCAGACAGGGAGAATTTCCAGGTGTATGTAGATGACAGCAAGATCATCCAATACCGTCACCGCATGAAGCAGTTTTCTGGCATAACCAAAGTGCAGATTCTAAATGACATCAACGTTTCCTCAGTGGAGATCTCAAGACGAGAGATGTATGAGTAG